CCTTTATAAAATGAAGTGTTGGCAAATCTCTGAAAGGTTTTCACATCCTGGGGAACCCATATTTCTATAAAGATGTCAGAGAACTCATCCCTTTGCCTTCTGTCTTTGCAAATTGATCTCAGTTTAGTCAATATGCAGAATATTGTGTGACCACAGCAGGGCAGTACTGAGCACAATTTAACATCTGACAAGAATAGTGAAGCATCACTACCACCCCATGTGCTTCTGTGTTGTCTGATAATGTGTGGTAAAGTCTCACACTTACTTTATAACTGGATTCTCAAACTGTTTGGCACATCGCCATTGTCTGATGCAGGAGAGGCAATACGTATGACAGCAGTTTGACAGGATCCCGAACCTACGCTCGGAGTGGGAAACCTTTTCATATACGATCTCCATGCAGATACTGCAGACTTTATCCTGACTGGCCTGGAAAGCGAAAGCCTTTTCCATCTCATGTTCAAAGTTCGCCATGCACATCTGGGGGAGGgacaaaaattataaataaatatatattatatactatatacacacacacacacaaaatcatAGTATGCTGCAGAATCttgtaacactttttttttggacAAACCGTATTTTGTAGAGATAAGCTTTCGGGAGGAATCCTATGATTTtgcatttgcatcactggactaatacggctacttcttactacatatatatttattaaggCACAGTCCTAGaaaactacttaaaaaaaaataatttttcagagGATCTCTGGTAAGACATTAATTCCATTTAAAGCACAAGTCTTATACCTCGATCCCGCTCAGCTCCAGCGTGTGGAGATTCAGGCAATGCTGCACCTCAAAACCAGTTCCATAATCCAGAAACTAGTTGTCCAAAGCTGATGTCTAAGGCCTGTGATGTAAGGCCCCAGTCTGCTCCTGACAGCATATCATGGGTCACATATATACTTATACAATGAGAAAGTGAACATACCATATGGGATTCCTAAGTAGTGTACTGCATCTGCAGATAACCAGGAGAAGCATGCATACAGATGAGGCACAGAGAAAGAAGTGTACTATTAACTTAACTATGCCGTCCCTTTCTAATTGGTGAGGGTCTGAGCTCTGGACCCCAACTGATTGAGAAATAAATGGCTACAGGGCTGAATCAGATCTATGGGCCCTTCAGTCTTCCCTTGTACAGCAACAAATGGTCCCCCATTGAAGGGTATGGAGATGTGCTACCATCCTCTGCATAGCTGGGTGCTCTGGTGTGTAAAGAAAAGTGAACAggccatagcactgatcagtatgtgGTCCTTGTATTCTGAGAATCGCTGGGGGTTTGCGATATGCAACTACTTTATGAAATGGCAATGTGGTTTGGGCAGCAGAAAACCACAGACCAGTTCACTTTAAAGAATACTTAACAATACTGCACCGAAGACCTTGACGACAATGAACTCTCCGCACCTTTTCATGGGATTTTCTCTGCTCCTGGTCATATGGATGAAGTACTTGTAGGCTGCAAATCTCACACACATCTCCATGGATATAGACACAGCTTTCTCCATATTGACACGTTCCAGCAGCTGCATAGGGGCAAAGCTGCTGAGGGTCTTGAGGATAAGGGGCAGCTGTTTCAACTTCTTCTAATCCAGTACAGATGGCTGCCAGGTATGAATGTGGTTTCCCTTCCAGATCACCGCCTTGTGCATCACTGCAATCGTCTAAACTCTGAATTGGATTGACTCGGGTCTTGTCTTCTGCCTGTCCACACAGATCTGATGGGATTGCAACAAAGATAACATAAtatcagaactagagatgagcgaacttacagtaaattcgattcgtcacaaacttctcggctcggcagttgatgacttttcctgcataaattagttcagctttcaggttctcccgtgggctgaaaaaggtggatacagtcctaggagactctttcctaggaatgtatccaccttttccagcccaccggagcacctgaaggctgaactaatttacgcaggataagttatcaactgccgagccgagaagtttgtgacgaatcgaatttactgtaagttcgctcatctctaatcagaacatacattttctatcaggTAACAACTAAAAAACAATGTGACATTATACTTTCTAAGGTCATCTTATTCCTTAATCTGCTCTTCAGCTCCACGAGTTTTAGAAGCCATATCCAAAACCAGTACCTACCACGATCTCTTAGAATGAGAGCCTTCTTCTCTCGCCTGTGTGGGGTGGTCTTGGAGACAACAGGAGGGGTTTCCACTTCAGAAGTTGATGATGATGTGGTAGAAGTCTCTACCATGGCGGTGGCAGCTGCTGCTGCGGCTGCTGGGACATCTTGATGGAAATAAACCACAGGAGAACTTGAAGTTTTAATATGATCATATCTGTAAAACACAAGAATATATCTGTAATGTACACACAAGACAGACTTCTCCAGGGCTTGTCTTTGGCTTCTGGAAGATGAAATAAACATGTTATTATCAGTTCTGCCCTCTTAGTCTATCTATATCAAAGTAATAATAGAGAATGTAGTTGGGGAGGAGACTCCATATTCCCAGCAGGTACCATTCATTATTGTTCACCTAATGTATTTAAAGGGCTGTAGATGTTATGTTACAGTtcacagtatagtatagtaaaagGGAAAATACATTTCCCTGTGATCTctatgaggccatgttcacacaatggaatttccgtgcagagtcCCGCAGAAaaattccgcatggacattccactgcagcagagtcccattgatttcaatgggattctgctgcactgttcacatggcagaattcctCTGCTAGATCATTCAGATTCCAGCCtttgcagaaagaatagtcatgtctattctttctgcggagtacACACAGAAATGCACTGGCATCTATGAGAgagcgcatttctgagcggtcacAGCAACGTCATGTTCTGCTGGCGCtccgctgtcagtggaatgtctgtATCattgtaccacaaaaaaaaaaagaaaaataagcttTAAAATGTGCGTTCACACACTATTACTAGCAGCAGGTTGCCCGCTGCAGGAATcccgctgtgagttacgctaccattgatttaaaggggtactccggtgtttagacatcttatctccaatccaaacggcgggacccccgcgatcttgcacgtcgcaccccgttacaattagtccctggagcatgttcacaatgctccggccccgtgatcgacagtagtaagacccggagcgaacacgcgtgcaagatcacaggggtccccagcggcgggacccccgcgatcaggcatcttatcccctatcctttggataggagataagatgtctaaacaccggagtacccctttaaccgggtccacagacagtccgcaatagtgttgGATTTGCGGACTGACCGTGGAcccaaatgaatggtagcgtaactcacagcgggaaacccgttgctagttactagtgtgtgaatgcacctgaaaaGCATAAAAATAAAGCAGTAGTACAGAAACACCGTACCTGCAGCGGGATCCATAAGCACACTGTCCTTTCTGGTAGAAACGGCAGATATTAGATGGTTTACTGTTCGCCAAGTCATGTGAGAACAAGCAGCGATTACCTTCTCGGCACACGCCGTGTATGAAATACCTGAAAATACACAATAAAGGCTTAAGTTACATTCACATGACATTTTCAAGCCCTATGTCGGCAGCTTGACAAAATGAGACACGTATCATGATATGTTGCCTATGGGCCCTTAGAATTCACTGGGACAAACATATTGGAATTGTGACTACGATTGGTCTATTTTCTGAAAGCATATGCTTTGTGTGCGGGGTCTGAGGGTACAGGTATGATTCTTACATGAATGTTGAGACCCTTGGATAGGCCCATCGGAAAATCAGCGGACGCTTCAATGGGCCAAGGCTCTGACACAATAATAACCAATGGTCCGGCAGAAGTAACCCCACTTGTTAAGGAATCTGAAGCCGGTCATCATGTCTGGTTTTTGTTATTaatcaattattttttattaacattttcaaaaattttccACACACACAGAAAACCAAGTACGTATCTCCCTGTAAAGGGCTGAGATACTGTTTCTGCAATACTGTGTTTGCAATGATAACAACAAAGCTTTTGGGGGCCCAAGGAGCTCTGGTTTTCTACAGCTTTAAATATATGGATTGGATAGGGGTCTTGAGACATGCACGGGTGTGGTAAGCGTCTGGAGACTCACATACAGGTTGGGTAAGGGTCTGTAGACTTATATACAGGTTGGGTAAAGGTCTGGAGACTTACATACAGGTTGGGTAAGGGTCTGCAGACTTATATACAGGTTGGGTAAGGGTCTGGAGACTTACATACAGGTTGGGTAAGGGTCTGCAGACTTATATACAGGTTGGGTAAAGGTCTGGagacatacatacaggttgggtaAAGGTCTGGAGACTTACATACAGGTTGGGCAAGGGTCTGGAGACTTACATACAGGTTGGGCAAGGGTCTGCAGACTCACATACAGGTTGGGCAAGGGTCTGCAGACTCACATACAGGTTGGGTAAGGGTCTGCAGACTCACATACAGGTTGGGTAAGGGTCTGCAGACTCACATACAGGTTGGGTAAGGGTCTGCAGACTCACATACAGGTTGGGTAAGGGTCTGCAGACTCATACAGGTTGGATAAGCGTCTGGAGACTCACATACAGGTTGGGTAAAGGTCTGGAGACTTACATACAGGTTGGGTAAGGACTGCAGACTTACATACAGGTTGGGTAAAGGTCTGGAGACTCACATACAGGTTGGGTAAGGGTCTGCAGACTCACATACAGGTTGGGCCAGGGTCTGCAGACTCACATACAGGTTGGGCCAGGGTCTGCAGACTCATACAGGTTGGGTAAGCGTCTGGAGACTCACATACAGGTTGGGTAAGGGTCTGCAGACTTACATTCAGGTTGGGTAAAGGTCTGGAGACTTACATACAGGTTGGGTAAAGGTCTGGAGACTTACATACAGGTTGGGTAAAGGTCTGGAGACTTACATACAGGTTGGGTAAAGGTCTGGAGACTTACATACAGGTTGGGTAAAGGTCTGGAGACTTACATACAGGTTGGGAAGGGTCTGG
The sequence above is a segment of the Hyla sarda isolate aHylSar1 chromosome 6, aHylSar1.hap1, whole genome shotgun sequence genome. Coding sequences within it:
- the MKRN2 gene encoding E3 ubiquitin-protein ligase makorin-2 isoform X2, with product MVETSTTSSSTSEVETPPVVSKTTPHRREKKALILRDRDLCGQAEDKTRVNPIQSLDDCSDAQGGDLEGKPHSYLAAICTGLEEVETAAPYPQDPQQLCPYAAAGTCQYGESCVYIHGDVCEICSLQVLHPYDQEQRKSHEKMCMANFEHEMEKAFAFQASQDKVCSICMEIVYEKVSHSERRFGILSNCCHTYCLSCIRQWRCAKQFENPVIKSCPECRVISEFVIPSVYWVEDQSKKDELIEAFKQGMGKKACKYFDQGRGTCPFGGKCLYLHAYPNGTRADPEKPRKQLGSEGTVRFFNAVRLWDFIEDRENRSLPSTDDAVTELGDLFMHLSGADQQDATSSS
- the MKRN2 gene encoding E3 ubiquitin-protein ligase makorin-2 isoform X1 — its product is MSTKHVTCRYFIHGVCREGNRCLFSHDLANSKPSNICRFYQKGQCAYGSRCRYDHIKTSSSPVVYFHQDVPAAAAAAATAMVETSTTSSSTSEVETPPVVSKTTPHRREKKALILRDRDLCGQAEDKTRVNPIQSLDDCSDAQGGDLEGKPHSYLAAICTGLEEVETAAPYPQDPQQLCPYAAAGTCQYGESCVYIHGDVCEICSLQVLHPYDQEQRKSHEKMCMANFEHEMEKAFAFQASQDKVCSICMEIVYEKVSHSERRFGILSNCCHTYCLSCIRQWRCAKQFENPVIKSCPECRVISEFVIPSVYWVEDQSKKDELIEAFKQGMGKKACKYFDQGRGTCPFGGKCLYLHAYPNGTRADPEKPRKQLGSEGTVRFFNAVRLWDFIEDRENRSLPSTDDAVTELGDLFMHLSGADQQDATSSS